GTCCGAACAGATTTCCGACGCATAACCAGCCTTCAATTTACAATCCCGGCCACCATAAAGCTTTCCCTAAGGGGAAGGTCAATATTGATGGAACAATCTATATCAAAAATATGTGACGGATAAAAAAGGTCAAACACAAAAGTACCACACACACCGTTTATTCCCGTTTGTCTTATGATTGCGACAATCGCTGGCCATCTCACCGGGACAAGACGGTCATACTCAACAGGAAGTTTCAACGGAGCCGGCGCATGCGAACATGGTCTATCCCAACATGGCTGGTGGTTGCTATCGGGTTATTGCTCAATATCATTTCGGCGTTAATGACCAATTTCTACATTGATACCGCCACCATGGATGCAGGCCAGCTACTCCAGCAGCAAAGTAGCAATGACAAACTGATCAGTCTGACCTGGCAGCAGATTGAATCAATCGAGCGGAAACGGGAAGTCACCCTTTCGCTGCTGACGCTGAGTCAGTCCAGCCAAACACAGCTGCCTGAAGCGGTACAAAATGAGTTACTCCGGGAACTCCACGCCTGGCAAGCAATGCGGTTTGAGACCCTGACGCTGAGCACCCTGCCCGACATCATGACCGCCATGAACCGTGAACAGGAACAACTCAGGGAGAAAATCAATCAGCTGTATATCGAGAACCTCACTCTCGGGGAGCAATATACCGGGCTGATGTCTGATATCTCCGGCCTGAGAAACCTGGCGCTTTTTCTGCAAATCATTGGCCTTGCCATGGTCCTGGCGCGGGATTTAAGCCGGAAACAGAGCTGAGCGGACAAATTTAAAATTGCTGTTGTGAGATTGGTCTTAATCACCGCCGCCAGAACAACCACCACCACCAAAATCTCCGCCGCCATCATAACTGCCGCCGTCATAACTGCCGCCAGAACCATATTCAGTTTCCAGTGAGCTAAAGGTAAATTCTGATTGTCCACCAAATACGACTTCAGAAATTTCTCGTCTCATTTGGTGATAATCATGATTTGTATCAGTTGAATGACAGATTTGAGAGAATTCCCGGGGAGAACAATACATGGCATAAGCGTAGTAGTCATTGGGCGTGATATTTCCACTTGAATGACGTAACCTCTGCCTGATTAAGGCACGATCAACCTGAGATTTGGAATAATGTTTCTTTTTTCCGTATCGCTTCTTTAAATCTCGAGGCAATCTTTTTGCGTAGCTTTTTATTTTCCTGTTTTTTAAAAACCGTCCAAACATGGCGAATCCTTCTACAGTCAAACCTTTCTGTTAAACATTCGGTGAAGATGAAAAGCACGCACAAACCAAGCGCCTGTAATGTGTCATAAGCATCTCCTCCTTCAAGACGAAGTCAATTGAAATCTAACTGACATTCTCGAACCAGCGATTTGATACTTTGACCGCAGTCACCTGCCCCTGACAACAAAGTTCATTCTCTGAGTAAAGGTCACAACTTAACGTCATCTTATGCTCACTCAGACTTTCAATCACAGCGACTAATTCAACCTCTTGGTCAATTCGTACGGGTTTAAAATAGTTCACTTCCAATTTTCCTGTCGCATACCACACAGCTTCTCCACTGCCAATCTCCCGGTTGAGTTGCTGATACCCTTTCGCAATTGCCGTGCATATACAATGGCAATCAATAATGGTTGAAATAATTCCGCCATTTAAGAACTGCGTAGGGCCAGCGCTGTGGTGTGGCGCGGGGACAAAAGTACAGGCCGATTTATCTTCTCCTATCCAATAACTTTTGATTTGCAAACCGAGAGTATTGTTTGGACCACAGCCAAAACAATGGTTATTGGGGACCTGATCCTGAAATGCTTTTTCACGTCTCATCATAACTCCTAAAAACGAACGCTTGGTGAAAGGCCAACACGTGACAACAAAACATAGCGCTATCAATACGAAAACTCAATTTTGTATCGACACTACCTACTTTGCATCAACATTGCCTAGCATGAGCCGTTCACCGTCATCCGCTTATTATATTCCGCTATCTGATAAAGCGAACTCGACCCCCTGATTCGCATGAATTTCTGTTGTGTCATACAGGGTTACTTTTGTGTCGCTTTGCTGAACCAAAAGAGAAATTTCAGTACATCCTAAAATAACAGCCTCAGCGCCACGGGCATGAAGCTGATTGATAATATCTAAATATTGAATTTTGGATTGTTCGCTGATGATCCCTTGACATAACTCGTTGTAAATCACGTCATGGATAACATCTTGCTCATCTGCATCAGGAACAATAACCTGAATGCCAAATTTTTCCGTTAAACGTCCTTTGTAAAAATCTTGCGCCATTGTAAAGCGAGTGCCCAATAAACCTACTTTAGCCACATGATTCTGTTTTAATAACTGAGCCGTTGCATCAGCAATATGAAAAATAGGGATTGATATTTCAGCTTCAATTTCAGGAACAACTTTGTGCATGGTATTCGTGCAAATCATCAGAAAATCAGCACCACCAGCTTCTACAGACTTTGCTGCCTGAGAAAGGATTTTTGCTGTTTCAGGCCAATTCCCTTCATGCTGTAGTTTTTCAATTTCCTGGAAGTTGACACTATAAAGACAGATTTTTGCTGAATGTAAACCGCCAAGTCTTGATTGCACCGCTTCATTGATCAGCCGGTAATAACTGGCCGTAGATTCCCAGCTCATTCCACCTAAAAGACCAATCGTTTTCATTTCATCTCCTATATCCTTTTCATTGTGTTCAGTGAACACCCTACCACGGCCTGTCACAGCGAAATACGTAAAAAGGGCTGAGCTGTATTGACCTGCGCACAGCCAGCATGTTCGTTCATGACAAGCAACTTATCAGTGCTGTAATCTGTTCTTGTAAACAGCGAGCTGCGCTGCAAAAGCGCGCT
This DNA window, taken from Photobacterium sp. CCB-ST2H9, encodes the following:
- a CDS encoding PaaI family thioesterase, whose product is MMRREKAFQDQVPNNHCFGCGPNNTLGLQIKSYWIGEDKSACTFVPAPHHSAGPTQFLNGGIISTIIDCHCICTAIAKGYQQLNREIGSGEAVWYATGKLEVNYFKPVRIDQEVELVAVIESLSEHKMTLSCDLYSENELCCQGQVTAVKVSNRWFENVS
- a CDS encoding DUF6559 family protein; the protein is MFGRFLKNRKIKSYAKRLPRDLKKRYGKKKHYSKSQVDRALIRQRLRHSSGNITPNDYYAYAMYCSPREFSQICHSTDTNHDYHQMRREISEVVFGGQSEFTFSSLETEYGSGGSYDGGSYDGGGDFGGGGCSGGGD
- a CDS encoding aspartate/glutamate racemase family protein, producing the protein MKTIGLLGGMSWESTASYYRLINEAVQSRLGGLHSAKICLYSVNFQEIEKLQHEGNWPETAKILSQAAKSVEAGGADFLMICTNTMHKVVPEIEAEISIPIFHIADATAQLLKQNHVAKVGLLGTRFTMAQDFYKGRLTEKFGIQVIVPDADEQDVIHDVIYNELCQGIISEQSKIQYLDIINQLHARGAEAVILGCTEISLLVQQSDTKVTLYDTTEIHANQGVEFALSDSGI